In a genomic window of Quercus lobata isolate SW786 chromosome 4, ValleyOak3.0 Primary Assembly, whole genome shotgun sequence:
- the LOC115986166 gene encoding disease resistance-like protein DSC1 codes for MESLEILILLGCSKIKRIPEFMGNIERLQILRLDGTSIIELPSSIKHLINIYSVNLSDCKNLVYIPGNNFSFMWLEDLNVASSLKIDRQSKSFLSLYLSNPNSIESLLRDMSFLKIWIPTGYRLSKSLNSILVWAPNLDHLKVLDLRDCNLQSIPSSIRCLSSLYTLNPSGNKFECLLESIIQLSKLKTIDLNDCIRLRSLPLLPSSTSLVGVGIYEEPEIHSVATLSIVILGSEILRWFKHQNVGRMESTIFSYMFARIGSHHLWLLYFHPECFDENARAVLSQIEENKIFQMEVRFEDCDNPCLEVKKCGFRMVYEQDIEDIREMMAPHSKSCSISPYEGSDAQHDFDNSMVVKEGSKIKRSHDNYNGARPSGEGSSNDVPHSKRIQR; via the exons ATGGAGTCTCTTGAGATTCTTATTCTTTTAGGTTGTTCAAAAATTAAGAGAATTCCAGAATTTATGGGAAATATAGAAAGGTTACAGATTCTTCGCTTAGATGGTACTTCTATTATAGAACTTCCCTCTtcaattaaacatttgataaaCATTTATTCAGTGAATCTAAGTGATTGCAAAAATCTTGTGTATATTCCTGGCAACAATTTTAGCTTCATGTGGCTTGAAGATCTCAATGTAGCTAGCAGTTTGAAAATTGACAGACAGTCAAAGAGCTTTTTAAGCTTATacctttcaaacccaaattCAATAGAATCCTTGCTTAGAGATATGAGCTTTTTAAAGATATGGATTCCAACAGGGTATCGGCTTTCCAAAAGCCTAAATTCTATTCTTGTCTGGGCTCCAAATCTAGACCATTTAAAGGTATTGGATCTGAGAGACTGCAATCTTCAATCAATCCCTAGTAGTATCCGTTGCTTATCCTCTTTATATACTTTAAATCCAAGTGGAAATAAATTTGAGTGCCTTCTTGAGAGCATCATTCAATTATctaaattgaagactattgatttgaaCGATTGCATAAGGCTTCGTTCATTGCCACTGCTTCCATCTAGCACTTCGCTTGTTGGTGTA GGAATCTATGAGGAACCCGAAATACATTCTGTGGCGACCCTTAGTATTGTTATTCTTGGAAGTGAAATTCTGAGATGGTTTAAACATCAGAATGTAGGGAGGATG GAATCTACAATCTTTAGCTATATGTTTGCTCGGATTGGATCACATCACCTTTGGCTGCTCTATTTTCACCCTGAATGTTTTGATGAGAATGCTAGAGCAGTATTGAGTCAAATTGAAGAGAATAAGATCTTTCAGATGGAAGTTAGATTTGAAGATTGTGACAACCCATGCTTAGAGGTTAAGAAATGTGGATTTCGAATGGTATACGAGCAAGACATTGAAGATATCAGAGAAATGATGGCTCCCCACAGCAAAAGCTGCAGCATCAGTCCTTACGAGGGTTCAGATGCTCAACATGATTTTGACAATTCAATGGTGGTAAAAGAAGGTAGCAAAATTAAGCGAAGCCATGATAACTACAATGGGGCTAGGCCTAGTGGTGAAGGCAGCTCTAATGATGTACCACACTCAAAGAGGATTCAAAGATAA
- the LOC115986167 gene encoding TMV resistance protein N-like: MDTRNQWKYHVFLSFRGEDTRKSFTDHLFATLKQKGVFAFRDDKKLEKGKPISPELSKAIEESLPESEFIQDIVKMISHKLSYAFPRDTKDLVGVDSQVKELMSLLAIGSTDFRIIGQKLICDILMEKNVNIRDVDDGVLMIKNSLCHKRVLLVLDDVNQFKQLEKLAGEPNCLKAFNKDHPVKDYLEMSKHFVNYAKGLPLAIDVLGSLLYNRRKVEWESVLDRLKTFPQKDIMKILQISFDGLGETEKEIFLHIACFFNMKEKDYVLEVLDCLGLCPKIGLKVLIEKSLLKHYENTFWMHELLQIMGQDIVRQEPQKWRKLWLYKDIHDVLKKNMECEAIEGLVLELGNQHISKEAQWNL; this comes from the exons ATGGATACAAGAAATCAGTGGAAATATCATGTCTTTCTAAGTTTTAGAGGTGAGGATACTCGCAAGAGTTTTACAGACCATTTATTCGCTACTTTGAAGCAGAAGGGTGTCTTCGCCTTCAGGGATGACAAAAAATTGGAGAAAGGAAAACCTATTTCACCTGAGCTTTCAAAAGCAATAGAAGAATCATT GCCTGAGTCAGAATTTATCcaagatattgtgaaaatgatATCACATAAATTGAGTTATGCATTTCCAAGAGATACCAAAGACTTAGTGGGAGTAGATTCTCAAGTGAAGGAATTGATGTCGCTTTTAGCTATAGGATCAACTGATTTTCGCATTATTGGG CAAAAacttatttgtgatattttgaTGGAGAAAAATGTGAATATAAGAGATGTTGATGATGGAGTTCTTATGATCAAGAATAGTTTATGTCATAAAAGggttcttcttgttcttgatgatgtaaATCAATTCAAACAGTTAGAAAAGTTAGCTGGGGAGCCAAATTG TTTGAAGGCTTTTAATAAAGATCATCCTGTCAAAGATTATCTAGAGATGTCCAAGCATTTTGTAAATTATGCTAAAGGCCTTCCTTTAGCTATTGATGTTTTGGGTTCTCTTTTGTACAATAGAAGAAAGGTGGAATGGGAAAGTGTATTAGATAGGCTCAAAACATTTCCTCAAaaagatattatgaaaatactTCAAATAAGTTTTGATGGACTTGGGGAAACTGAGAAAGAAATATTTCTTCATATAGCATGTTTCTTTAATATGAAGGAAAAAGATTATGTATTAGAAGTATTAGATTGTCTTGGTCTTTGTCCTAAAATTGGATTAAAGGTTCTTATTGAAAAGTCTCTCTTAAAACAttatgaaaatacattttggATGCATGAGTTACTACAAATAATGGGTCAAGACATAGTTCGTCAAGAACCTCAAAAGTGGAGAAAATTGTGGCTATATAAAGACATTCACGATGTGTTGAAGAAAAATATG GAATGTGAAGCAATTGAAGGACTTGTCCTTGAATTGGGTAACCAACATATATCCAAAGAGGCACAATGGAATCTTTGA